Proteins encoded in a region of the Deinococcus ruber genome:
- a CDS encoding universal stress protein yields MYQRVLVPMDGSTCSEQAASLALSFAARLGAEVQFLYVAFKPSETNTDSEWERTEAHLGEMLLEHWARQAAEKQLVVGTRVELGSVPECIVRAAETLNCDLIIMGTHGRSGMDRVLLGSVAERVSRLSTRPLLLVRPGTVHLDPSTWTRLLIPLDGSTSNANTLQHATELAASCQLAVHLVSMVPDLPTMGSFPGTFFNDTEVYQLVEMHTTKMLEHAEQQLRKAGVTVEAVDMLQQRASQQRIGDIIVSAVTARNADLIVMGAHGHGGLDRLLLGSVAERVTLLSPVPVLLIKEPLRAERGAHGSPTPTAMVLNN; encoded by the coding sequence ATGTACCAGAGAGTGTTGGTTCCGATGGACGGCAGTACCTGCAGCGAACAGGCGGCCTCGCTGGCCCTGAGCTTCGCCGCTCGCCTTGGAGCGGAGGTGCAGTTTCTCTATGTCGCGTTCAAGCCTTCCGAGACGAACACAGATTCGGAGTGGGAGCGAACCGAAGCCCACCTTGGGGAGATGCTGCTGGAACACTGGGCGCGGCAGGCCGCTGAGAAACAGCTCGTGGTGGGCACACGGGTTGAGCTCGGGAGTGTACCCGAGTGTATCGTGCGTGCAGCTGAAACGCTGAACTGCGATCTGATCATCATGGGCACACATGGTCGCTCGGGGATGGACCGTGTGCTGCTGGGAAGTGTGGCTGAGCGGGTCTCACGGCTCTCGACACGGCCTCTGCTGCTGGTGCGGCCTGGGACGGTCCACCTTGACCCGTCCACCTGGACACGGCTGCTCATTCCTCTTGACGGCAGCACCTCGAATGCCAACACCCTGCAGCACGCCACTGAGCTGGCGGCCTCCTGTCAGCTGGCCGTCCATCTGGTTTCTATGGTTCCAGACCTCCCCACCATGGGAAGCTTTCCGGGCACCTTCTTCAACGATACCGAGGTGTACCAGCTCGTGGAGATGCACACGACGAAAATGCTGGAACATGCCGAGCAGCAGCTCAGAAAGGCGGGGGTGACGGTGGAAGCAGTCGACATGCTGCAACAGCGAGCGTCTCAGCAGCGCATCGGCGACATCATTGTCAGCGCTGTGACGGCCAGAAACGCAGATTTGATCGTGATGGGGGCGCATGGGCATGGCGGCCTGGACCGACTGCTGCTCGGAAGTGTCGCCGAGCGAGTGACGCTGCTGTCCCCGGTTCCCGTTCTGCTGATCAAGGAGCCTCTCAGGGCCGAGCGCGGCGCACATGGCTCGCCCACGCCCACTGCGATGGTCCTCAATAACTGA
- a CDS encoding phosphotransferase family protein: MRHNFFDEVELLPHVRQVFGDHCQLVGVEPLKGGARKQVYVLQLAPTDQRCILYIWHDVNHYFADRDELDVTQSDDQAPRLFEVNTRFFQTLGIHVPQLYAFGVLAAGHHFALVEHLGVQNFTTFAEAATPERQAQVLQQIDTLLHRLNQCQRSYPGTLLDSTSPWDMPCHEHTLRRALLELDVVARTHARIAEHAPVIRQRLQSMAAQLEPRTAYRMIHGELGPEHILIPAGTTAPSFIDLDGAHYFDVEAEHALLTVRFGDDLYTQFLTRADLELDPARMAFYRLALYVSFVYAGSQFLASGYPDREWAEGLFDYNLKQVMAAIQIPFS, translated from the coding sequence ATGCGACACAATTTTTTCGATGAAGTTGAACTCCTGCCTCATGTGCGGCAGGTCTTCGGTGACCACTGCCAACTTGTTGGGGTTGAGCCACTGAAGGGCGGAGCGCGCAAACAGGTCTATGTTCTCCAACTCGCGCCGACAGATCAACGCTGCATTCTGTATATCTGGCATGACGTCAACCACTACTTCGCGGACCGCGATGAGCTGGATGTCACCCAGTCCGATGACCAAGCGCCACGCCTCTTCGAGGTCAATACCCGCTTCTTTCAAACGCTCGGCATCCATGTGCCTCAACTGTATGCGTTTGGCGTCCTCGCGGCTGGACACCACTTCGCGTTGGTGGAGCATTTGGGAGTTCAGAATTTCACGACGTTTGCCGAGGCCGCCACACCGGAACGGCAGGCTCAGGTCTTGCAGCAAATCGACACCCTGCTTCACCGCCTGAATCAATGCCAGCGTTCATACCCAGGCACGCTCCTGGATTCCACTTCGCCGTGGGATATGCCCTGCCATGAGCACACGCTGCGGCGGGCGTTGCTGGAGTTGGACGTAGTGGCCCGTACACACGCCCGTATTGCTGAGCACGCGCCGGTGATCCGACAGCGGTTGCAGAGCATGGCCGCACAGCTCGAACCCAGGACGGCGTATCGGATGATTCACGGCGAACTCGGACCGGAGCATATTCTGATTCCCGCTGGAACGACTGCACCCTCTTTCATCGACTTGGACGGCGCACACTACTTCGATGTCGAAGCGGAGCACGCGTTGCTGACCGTCAGGTTCGGAGATGATCTGTATACCCAATTCTTGACACGCGCAGATCTAGAGTTAGATCCGGCCCGGATGGCATTTTATCGACTGGCCCTCTATGTTTCGTTCGTCTATGCCGGGTCTCAGTTTTTGGCATCCGGCTACCCGGACCGTGAGTGGGCTGAGGGGCTGTTTGACTACAACCTGAAGCAAGTGATGGCTGCAATTCAGATCCCCTTCAGCTGA
- a CDS encoding class I SAM-dependent methyltransferase, which produces MSEQHSHTAFGAAFLRAAHQLLDPPPHFLDDPVTVQLLAPQAIQHLLDHRERYQVEASRLLRAHVVLRSRFAEDRLSAALGRGVRQLVILGAGLDTFAYRQPLWARDLTIFEVDHHGTQALKRQRLQAAHIALPDNLHFVPLNLEDPTWPAALNRFGFRADVPTFVSCLGVTMYLSGAAVEGLLRWAAQLAVGSELVMSYMRRGLLPPESQAQAQRLADLGEALKTAFDPSELLQELRNRGFGQVGVFSHEEVRQQYGHLENGTLPLPVHPDVAYGICVEKPL; this is translated from the coding sequence ATGAGCGAGCAGCACAGCCATACAGCGTTTGGCGCCGCCTTCCTGCGCGCCGCCCACCAACTGTTGGATCCACCGCCGCATTTCCTCGACGATCCCGTGACCGTCCAGCTCCTCGCGCCGCAGGCAATTCAGCACCTGCTGGATCACCGCGAGCGCTATCAGGTGGAAGCCTCGCGTCTGCTCCGTGCCCACGTCGTGCTGCGCAGCCGCTTCGCCGAGGATCGCCTGTCTGCCGCCCTCGGACGGGGTGTCCGCCAACTGGTCATCCTGGGCGCCGGATTGGATACCTTCGCGTACCGGCAACCCCTTTGGGCACGTGACCTGACCATCTTCGAGGTGGATCACCACGGCACCCAGGCCCTCAAGCGCCAGCGTCTTCAGGCTGCCCACATTGCATTGCCGGACAACCTCCACTTTGTACCTCTCAACTTAGAGGATCCCACCTGGCCTGCCGCTCTGAACCGGTTCGGTTTCCGGGCGGATGTCCCGACCTTTGTGTCCTGTCTCGGCGTCACGATGTACTTGAGCGGCGCTGCCGTGGAAGGCCTGTTGCGCTGGGCCGCTCAGCTGGCTGTTGGCAGCGAACTGGTGATGTCGTATATGCGCCGAGGGTTACTCCCTCCGGAAAGTCAGGCACAGGCGCAGCGTCTCGCTGACCTCGGCGAGGCACTGAAGACGGCCTTTGATCCATCCGAACTCCTGCAAGAACTGCGGAACAGGGGATTCGGTCAGGTCGGCGTGTTCTCGCACGAGGAGGTGCGACAGCAGTATGGGCATCTTGAGAACGGGACGCTGCCACTCCCCGTGCATCCCGATGTGGCCTATGGGATCTGCGTCGAGAAGCCCCTTTGA
- a CDS encoding SDR family oxidoreductase translates to MGAARAWEARPVAVSNNARSLTDIDALAAQVKAEFDTFDLLFVNARFSLPTLFERVTDAIYDEMFNLNARGPFVAVQKLTPLINRGGAVVLTTSVSNVKGMLAKPALRNFAQVLAVEFLPQEIRVNAVSPGPIDTGIREGVHTQHHPDEALRNLEGNIKAALFLAFDATFTTGLEISVDGSWSQL, encoded by the coding sequence ATCGGCGCAGCACGAGCCTGGGAAGCACGCCCCGTCGCGGTATCGAACAATGCGCGTTCGTTAACGGACATCGACGCGCTCGCGGCTCAGGTGAAGGCCGAGTTCGACACCTTCGACCTGCTGTTCGTCAATGCCAGGTTCAGTCTTCCAACGCTGTTCGAGCGCGTGACCGATGCCATCTACGACGAGATGTTCAACCTGAACGCCAGGGGACCGTTTGTTGCGGTTCAGAAGCTCACTCCGCTGATCAACCGGGGAGGCGCCGTCGTCCTCACGACCTCTGTCTCCAACGTCAAAGGCATGCTTGCCAAACCTGCCTTGCGGAACTTCGCCCAGGTGCTCGCTGTCGAGTTCCTTCCTCAGGAGATTCGCGTCAACGCGGTGTCGCCTGGCCCCATCGACACGGGCATCCGTGAGGGAGTACACACTCAGCATCATCCCGATGAAGCGCTTCGGAACCTCGAAGGAAATATCAAGGCTGCTCTCTTTCTCGCGTTCGACGCGACCTTTACGACTGGCCTTGAGATTTCAGTCGATGGAAGTTGGTCACAACTCTGA
- a CDS encoding SDR family NAD(P)-dependent oxidoreductase produces the protein MNHSLALVTGATSGLGQAAARTLAEEGWAEIIITGRSLAKVQETAAQLAAQTKRQVFTPLELDLDKPSSVQFALAELIKRGQRIDFLLLNAGMVPGKTQVVTAAGVEAAEAPLIGHHQLAVGLLHANLLSPEARIVIAGAEPARGDVPMFSFTDVAAFAAEHHNGNRISAVEDLLRGAPNVKYMANRAYADAKLIIAWWAAALARRLPSGMAVYAVSPGSAPDTQASRNAGAALKYLLIPLVRLVPGMTQTPETAARRYLQASNFGTDVSGQFFASAPKKLTGPIEAMRHPHFHDRTNQEAAWQAVVNVAGVDVSSPVILQNSEMIGSQRL, from the coding sequence ATGAATCATTCGCTTGCCCTCGTCACCGGCGCAACCTCAGGACTCGGCCAGGCCGCAGCCCGCACGCTTGCCGAAGAAGGCTGGGCCGAGATCATCATCACTGGGCGCAGCCTGGCCAAGGTTCAAGAGACGGCCGCACAGTTGGCGGCCCAGACCAAGCGGCAGGTTTTCACGCCCCTGGAGCTGGACCTCGACAAGCCGTCCAGCGTTCAGTTCGCCCTTGCCGAGCTTATCAAGCGAGGTCAGCGGATCGATTTCCTGCTGCTCAATGCAGGGATGGTCCCGGGGAAGACGCAGGTCGTCACGGCGGCGGGCGTCGAGGCGGCGGAAGCACCGCTCATCGGCCATCATCAACTGGCGGTCGGCTTACTCCACGCCAACCTGCTGAGCCCTGAAGCGCGAATTGTGATCGCCGGCGCGGAACCTGCCCGAGGGGACGTCCCCATGTTCAGCTTCACCGACGTAGCGGCCTTCGCAGCCGAGCATCATAACGGCAACCGAATCTCTGCGGTGGAAGACCTGCTGCGCGGCGCGCCGAACGTGAAGTACATGGCCAACCGGGCGTATGCCGACGCGAAACTCATCATTGCCTGGTGGGCGGCAGCGCTGGCCCGTCGACTGCCCTCCGGGATGGCCGTCTACGCCGTCTCGCCCGGCAGCGCGCCCGACACCCAGGCGTCGCGAAACGCTGGCGCGGCCTTGAAGTACCTGTTGATTCCACTGGTGAGGCTCGTCCCTGGCATGACGCAGACGCCGGAGACTGCGGCCCGTCGGTACCTGCAGGCATCGAACTTCGGAACCGACGTTTCCGGGCAATTCTTCGCCTCGGCACCCAAGAAACTTACCGGCCCGATTGAGGCGATGCGCCACCCGCACTTTCACGATCGCACCAACCAGGAAGCCGCGTGGCAGGCCGTGGTCAATGTCGCTGGCGTCGATGTGTCCAGCCCAGTGATCTTACAGAATTCCGAAATGATTGGTTCACAACGGCTCTGA
- a CDS encoding TetR/AcrR family transcriptional regulator has product MIQNAKRPPGRPRSFDERDALEKATRVFRSKGYDGVTIDDLVAGMGVGRPSLYAVFGDKRTLFLRVLKLYAEAKGAGAAKALFSPTTLRDSLVGFLRHAVESATDEASAPGCLLVCVAPLVDDAEVRQFLQYAVAGGVALVERRFSDAISAGELPSGFPATSRATQVVDLSRGLTVRAQMGTSRKTLLKDAEEAAELVLLPWREHPTTNG; this is encoded by the coding sequence ATGATTCAAAATGCCAAAAGGCCCCCTGGGCGCCCACGAAGCTTCGACGAGCGGGATGCGCTGGAAAAGGCGACCCGGGTGTTCAGGTCGAAGGGCTACGACGGCGTGACGATCGACGATCTTGTCGCTGGCATGGGCGTGGGGCGACCGAGCCTGTACGCCGTCTTCGGAGACAAGCGGACGCTCTTTTTGCGCGTTCTCAAGCTCTATGCCGAGGCCAAGGGGGCCGGCGCTGCGAAGGCACTCTTCTCACCGACAACTCTTCGTGACTCGCTCGTTGGCTTCCTGCGGCACGCCGTAGAAAGCGCGACCGACGAAGCGTCCGCCCCGGGATGTCTGCTGGTGTGCGTTGCGCCACTCGTGGACGATGCCGAGGTCCGGCAGTTTTTGCAGTATGCCGTGGCAGGCGGCGTGGCGCTCGTGGAACGCCGGTTCTCCGATGCGATCAGCGCGGGAGAATTACCATCTGGCTTTCCCGCGACCTCGCGCGCGACCCAGGTCGTCGACCTGTCGCGTGGTCTGACGGTGCGCGCACAGATGGGAACGTCGCGCAAGACGCTTCTCAAAGACGCTGAGGAAGCGGCCGAGTTGGTGCTCCTGCCGTGGCGTGAACATCCGACGACAAACGGTTGA
- a CDS encoding helix-turn-helix domain-containing protein: MSEPLFGTPLEPWWTAQTSVQATLLARPESRRFLEPFIGREHSAAEAARELGVSVERLLYWIKQFRAAGLLLETGQRPRAGRPERQYRAVSSALIVPFALTPFADLEVQMTRQAAPLQRLEARVMARATRDLGLMNRLIYRDASGELHSETALPEGMTWAQVHPEPGGDFAGIYQLDAAAAHEVAALLEALRTRLQASRLSNGEGRPYLVRTVLLQLRQEDLTDIH, encoded by the coding sequence ATGTCCGAGCCTCTTTTTGGTACACCTCTGGAACCGTGGTGGACAGCCCAGACCAGCGTCCAGGCCACGCTGCTGGCGCGGCCCGAATCGCGGCGTTTTCTGGAACCGTTCATCGGCCGGGAACACTCCGCAGCCGAGGCGGCCCGTGAACTCGGCGTGTCGGTCGAGCGGCTGCTGTACTGGATCAAGCAGTTTCGAGCCGCCGGGTTGCTGCTCGAAACCGGGCAACGACCCCGGGCAGGCCGTCCGGAGCGGCAATACCGGGCCGTTTCCAGTGCGCTGATCGTGCCGTTCGCCCTGACACCGTTTGCAGATCTGGAGGTGCAGATGACCCGGCAGGCGGCCCCGCTCCAGCGGCTAGAGGCCCGGGTCATGGCGCGGGCCACGCGGGATCTGGGTCTGATGAACCGCCTGATCTACCGCGACGCGTCCGGAGAGTTACACAGTGAAACGGCGCTTCCGGAAGGGATGACGTGGGCACAGGTGCATCCGGAGCCGGGTGGCGACTTCGCAGGAATTTATCAGCTGGATGCGGCGGCAGCGCATGAGGTGGCGGCGCTGCTTGAAGCCCTGCGCACGCGTCTTCAGGCGAGCCGTCTGTCGAATGGGGAAGGGCGACCGTATCTGGTTCGCACCGTGCTGCTTCAGTTACGTCAGGAAGACCTGACCGACATTCACTAG